One window from the genome of Vibrio vulnificus NBRC 15645 = ATCC 27562 encodes:
- the epmA gene encoding elongation factor P--(R)-beta-lysine ligase → MQADWKPTASIEQLRQRAVLIANIRQFFAQRGVLEVDTPAMSHATVTDIHLHTFQTEFVGPGYAQGRHLHLMTSPEFHMKRLLAAGSGCIYQMAKAFRNEENGRHHNPEFTMLEWYRVGFDHHQLMDEMDDLLQLTLKCGAAERMTYQQAFLSVLGVCPLEGSMAELKIVAARLGLSDIAEPEEDRDTLLQLLFSIGVEAKIGQQVPAFVYDFPASQAALAKINPNDSRVADRFEVYFKGIELANGFHELDNPQEQLTRFEQDNAKRIDMGLTPQPIDYHLIAALESGLPACAGVALGVDRLIMLALGCTHIDEITAFPFPIA, encoded by the coding sequence ATGCAAGCCGATTGGAAACCGACCGCATCAATTGAACAGCTGCGTCAACGCGCCGTTTTGATTGCCAATATCCGTCAATTTTTTGCCCAGAGAGGGGTGTTGGAAGTGGATACGCCAGCGATGAGCCACGCCACGGTTACCGATATCCATCTGCATACGTTCCAAACCGAGTTTGTGGGGCCTGGTTATGCTCAGGGGCGTCACCTTCACTTGATGACTAGTCCAGAATTTCATATGAAGCGTTTATTGGCGGCGGGAAGTGGCTGTATCTACCAAATGGCCAAGGCATTTCGTAATGAAGAGAATGGCCGTCACCACAATCCAGAGTTCACTATGCTGGAGTGGTATCGCGTTGGTTTTGATCATCACCAACTGATGGATGAAATGGATGATTTACTGCAACTGACACTCAAGTGTGGGGCTGCTGAACGCATGACGTATCAGCAAGCGTTTCTCTCTGTGCTGGGTGTTTGTCCGCTAGAAGGCTCCATGGCGGAGCTGAAAATCGTCGCAGCAAGGTTAGGTTTGAGTGATATCGCAGAGCCAGAAGAGGATCGTGATACCTTGCTACAACTGCTCTTTAGCATCGGTGTGGAAGCTAAGATTGGTCAGCAGGTGCCGGCATTTGTTTACGATTTTCCTGCCTCTCAAGCGGCATTGGCGAAGATTAACCCGAATGATTCTCGTGTTGCAGATCGCTTTGAGGTGTACTTTAAAGGTATCGAGCTAGCGAATGGTTTTCATGAGCTCGACAACCCACAAGAGCAGCTGACACGCTTTGAGCAAGACAACGCGAAGCGTATTGATATGGGGCTGACTCCACAACCGATAGATTACCATCTGATTGCGGCATTGGAATCGGGTTTACCTGCTTGTGCTGGGGTGGCATTAGGCGTTGATCGCTTGATTATGTTGGCGCTTGGCTGTACTCACATCGATGAGATCACCGCTTTTCCTTTTCCTATTGCGTGA
- a CDS encoding succinate dehydrogenase/fumarate reductase iron-sulfur subunit has translation MSANRIQKVDILRYDPATDAEPRFQAFEVPFDETMSVLDALGYVKDHLDKNLSYRWSCRMAICGSCGIMVNGVPKLACKSFLRDYPDGVKIEPLANFPIEKDLIVDMTPFIERLEAIKPYIIGNDRKPEDGTNLQTPEQLAKYKQFAGCINCGLCYAACPQFGLNPEFIGPAALTLAHRYNLDSRDNGKAERMKLINGENGAWGCTFVGYCSEVCPKNVDPAAAVNQGKVESSMDFVIAMLKPQEA, from the coding sequence ATGTCGGCAAACCGCATTCAAAAAGTAGACATTCTGCGTTACGACCCAGCAACAGACGCAGAACCTCGTTTTCAAGCTTTCGAAGTCCCGTTTGATGAAACCATGTCGGTACTTGATGCTCTGGGCTACGTTAAAGATCATCTCGACAAAAACCTCTCTTACCGTTGGTCTTGTCGTATGGCGATTTGTGGCTCGTGCGGCATCATGGTCAACGGCGTGCCAAAACTGGCGTGTAAGAGCTTCCTGCGCGACTACCCAGATGGCGTGAAAATCGAGCCATTAGCAAACTTCCCAATCGAGAAAGATTTGATTGTCGATATGACGCCGTTCATCGAGCGCCTAGAAGCGATCAAACCTTACATCATTGGCAACGACCGCAAACCAGAAGATGGTACTAACCTACAAACCCCTGAACAGCTGGCAAAATACAAGCAGTTCGCGGGTTGTATTAACTGTGGTCTTTGCTACGCAGCGTGTCCACAGTTCGGTTTGAACCCAGAGTTCATTGGTCCAGCAGCACTGACTTTGGCACACCGCTACAACCTAGATAGCCGTGACAATGGTAAAGCAGAACGTATGAAGCTGATCAATGGTGAAAACGGTGCGTGGGGCTGTACGTTTGTTGGCTACTGTTCTGAAGTTTGTCCGAAGAATGTTGATCCTGCTGCCGCGGTTAACCAAGGCAAAGTCGAGTCATCAATGGACTTCGTCATTGCAATGCTGAAACCACAGGAGGCATAA
- a CDS encoding TetR/AcrR family transcriptional regulator — MKTREKIVHAALELFNQHGERSITTNHIADHIDISPGNLYYHFRNKQEIVREIFALYAQELIERFTPVQENQESLVLLKRYLDSIFTLMWKYRFFYANLPEILSRDEELHQQYIEVQDKLQANLVAIMREFVSLQLLELNEDELKSLVRTLHLIACSWLAYQSAMSPKVAITEQMVQQGMLQMIAVVKPIATEQGMEQLLLLEDGVRALHG; from the coding sequence ATGAAAACACGTGAGAAGATCGTGCATGCTGCCCTTGAGCTGTTTAATCAGCACGGCGAGCGCAGCATCACCACTAACCATATTGCTGATCATATTGATATTAGCCCAGGTAACCTTTACTACCACTTTCGCAACAAACAAGAGATTGTGCGCGAAATTTTTGCTTTGTATGCGCAAGAACTGATTGAGCGCTTTACGCCAGTTCAAGAAAACCAAGAAAGTTTGGTGTTGTTGAAGCGCTATCTTGATTCGATCTTCACCTTGATGTGGAAGTACCGTTTTTTCTACGCCAATTTGCCTGAAATCCTCTCTCGCGATGAAGAGTTGCATCAACAATACATTGAAGTTCAAGATAAGCTACAAGCCAACCTAGTGGCGATTATGCGCGAGTTTGTTTCCCTTCAACTACTTGAATTAAATGAAGATGAACTCAAGTCCTTAGTGCGAACTTTGCACCTGATTGCGTGCAGTTGGTTAGCGTATCAGTCCGCTATGTCGCCCAAAGTCGCGATCACCGAGCAAATGGTACAGCAAGGCATGTTGCAAATGATTGCCGTGGTGAAGCCGATTGCGACGGAGCAAGGTATGGAGCAGTTACTGCTGCTCGAAGATGGCGTGCGCGCCCTGCACGGCTAA
- a CDS encoding VanZ family protein: protein MKKRYLLLIYASLIAFLSLRSSSGLQDWGDIPNLDKLQHFMAYSCFSLLAAVSVRHWWQRGVAAFAILLFSGGIELAQAYVGRESSWFDLLANLSGIILGLLTYKLYCVYRSRNVKSIYSND from the coding sequence ATGAAAAAACGGTATTTGTTGCTTATTTATGCGTCCTTAATCGCATTTTTATCATTGCGTTCTTCGAGCGGATTACAAGATTGGGGCGACATTCCGAACCTAGATAAGCTGCAGCATTTCATGGCGTACAGCTGTTTCTCGCTGCTCGCGGCAGTCAGTGTAAGGCATTGGTGGCAACGTGGTGTTGCCGCTTTCGCTATTTTGCTCTTTAGCGGTGGGATCGAATTGGCACAAGCTTACGTTGGTAGGGAAAGCTCGTGGTTTGATCTGTTGGCGAACTTATCTGGGATTATACTAGGCTTACTAACGTATAAGCTCTATTGCGTTTATCGATCTCGAAATGTGAAATCGATATACTCCAATGACTAG
- a CDS encoding acetyltransferase: MNYDIFNGDADGIIALLQLRLAEPTSATLVTGVKRDIKLVEKVAAQAGDHLTILDISMEKNIAGVQAALAAGARLFYADHHKAGEIPAHPHLDAHIDLDANICTALIVDKLLDGRFHHWAITAAYGDNLIARADELAIKAGLNEQQRAQLCELGTLINYNGYGEKLADLHFDPAELFLSLLAYSSPFDVIADAISPYHRLKQAYEQDLHAAQAVLPKHQSDKLALIELPDTPASRRISGVFGNLLANQTPERAHAVLTRNQDDSYTVSLRAPLANKQGAGDICSSFATGGGRAAAAGINALTAEELPRFIEVVEAYY; the protein is encoded by the coding sequence ATGAATTACGACATCTTTAATGGCGATGCTGATGGCATTATTGCCTTGTTGCAACTGAGACTTGCCGAGCCAACATCCGCGACGTTGGTCACTGGTGTAAAACGCGATATCAAGCTGGTGGAGAAAGTGGCAGCACAGGCGGGCGATCATTTGACGATCCTCGATATTTCGATGGAGAAAAATATCGCTGGAGTGCAAGCCGCCTTAGCGGCCGGGGCGCGGCTGTTTTATGCCGATCACCACAAAGCGGGAGAGATTCCGGCTCACCCCCATCTCGATGCTCATATCGATTTGGATGCCAACATTTGTACAGCGCTGATAGTGGATAAGCTTTTGGACGGACGTTTTCATCACTGGGCCATTACCGCCGCGTATGGCGACAACTTGATCGCGCGCGCTGATGAGCTCGCCATCAAAGCGGGTTTGAATGAGCAACAGAGAGCGCAGTTGTGCGAATTGGGGACGTTAATCAATTACAACGGTTATGGCGAAAAGTTGGCGGATTTGCATTTTGACCCCGCAGAGCTGTTCTTGAGTTTGCTTGCCTACTCATCTCCTTTCGATGTGATTGCCGATGCCATCTCGCCTTACCATCGATTAAAACAAGCCTATGAGCAAGATTTACACGCAGCGCAAGCCGTGTTACCAAAGCATCAAAGTGACAAGTTGGCTTTGATAGAGCTGCCAGATACACCAGCGTCGCGCCGAATCAGTGGGGTGTTTGGGAATTTATTGGCGAATCAGACACCAGAGCGAGCTCATGCGGTTCTGACGCGCAATCAAGATGACTCTTACACTGTCTCTCTACGTGCACCGTTAGCCAATAAGCAAGGGGCGGGCGATATTTGCAGTTCATTTGCCACGGGTGGGGGAAGAGCGGCAGCTGCAGGCATTAATGCCTTAACCGCAGAAGAGTTACCCCGTTTTATTGAGGTCGTGGAAGCCTACTATTAG
- the frdA gene encoding fumarate reductase (quinol) flavoprotein subunit yields the protein MQTIITDIAVIGAGGAGLRTAIAAAEANPDLEVALISKVYPMRSHTVAAEGGSAAVIKDEDSLDNHFNDTVGGGDWLCEQDVVEYFVENATREMIQMEQWGCPWSRKENGEVNVRRFGGMKVERTWFAADKTGFHMLHTLFQTSMKYSNINRFDEYFVVDLLVDDGEVQGLIAIHMAEGELVTIKAKSVVLATGGAGRVYHCNTNGGIVTGDGMAMAYRHGVPLRDMEFVQYHPTGLPGTGILMTEGCRGEGGIIVNKNGYRYLQDYGMGPETPVGQPKNKYMELGPRDKVSQAFWHEQQKGNTIKHPLGDVVHLDLRHLGEEYLQERLPFICELAKAYVNVDPAKEPIPIRPTVHYTMGGIETDKQCETRIKGLFAVGECASVGLHGANRLGSNSLAEFVVFGRVAGEQAVKRAAEFKGWNDASIAAQVKAVEERIAALMNQEGDENWADIRTEMGHTMEAGCGIYRQEDLMQATIDKITELKARYKRISIKDKGKVFNTDLLYAIEVGYGLEVAEAMVHSAILRKESRGAHQRLDDGCTDRDDVNFLKHSLAFFQEDQAPNISYSDVTITKSQPKARLYGEAAEKAAAEEAAKAAEKNAEEQA from the coding sequence GTGCAAACTATCATCACAGATATCGCAGTCATCGGCGCAGGCGGCGCTGGTCTTCGTACTGCTATTGCAGCGGCTGAAGCAAACCCGGATCTGGAAGTAGCCTTAATTTCTAAGGTTTACCCAATGCGTTCTCATACGGTCGCAGCAGAAGGTGGCTCAGCAGCAGTTATCAAGGATGAGGATAGCCTAGACAATCACTTCAACGATACCGTTGGTGGTGGTGACTGGCTTTGTGAACAGGATGTTGTTGAATACTTTGTTGAAAACGCGACACGCGAAATGATCCAAATGGAGCAATGGGGTTGCCCATGGAGCCGTAAGGAGAATGGCGAAGTCAACGTTCGTCGCTTTGGCGGTATGAAAGTTGAGCGTACGTGGTTTGCGGCAGACAAAACTGGCTTCCACATGCTACACACCCTATTCCAAACTTCAATGAAGTACTCAAACATCAACCGCTTTGATGAGTACTTTGTGGTGGATCTGCTTGTTGATGACGGTGAAGTTCAAGGCCTGATCGCCATCCACATGGCAGAAGGTGAGTTGGTCACGATCAAAGCGAAATCCGTAGTGCTTGCAACCGGTGGTGCAGGTCGCGTTTATCACTGTAACACCAACGGCGGTATTGTAACGGGCGATGGTATGGCAATGGCTTACCGTCACGGCGTTCCTCTACGCGATATGGAATTTGTTCAATACCATCCAACGGGCCTACCAGGCACCGGTATCCTGATGACCGAAGGTTGTCGTGGTGAAGGCGGTATCATTGTTAACAAAAACGGCTACCGTTACCTGCAAGACTACGGCATGGGCCCAGAAACACCGGTTGGCCAGCCGAAGAACAAATACATGGAACTTGGTCCACGTGACAAAGTTTCTCAAGCGTTCTGGCACGAGCAGCAGAAAGGCAACACCATCAAGCACCCTCTCGGTGACGTGGTACACCTAGATTTGCGCCACCTAGGCGAAGAATACCTGCAAGAGCGTCTACCGTTCATTTGTGAACTTGCCAAAGCGTATGTGAACGTTGACCCAGCAAAAGAGCCGATTCCAATTCGTCCAACGGTTCACTACACCATGGGTGGTATTGAAACGGACAAACAGTGTGAAACACGCATTAAAGGCCTGTTCGCGGTTGGCGAATGTGCTTCTGTTGGTCTGCACGGTGCAAACCGCCTTGGTTCGAACTCACTAGCAGAATTTGTGGTGTTTGGCCGCGTTGCGGGTGAGCAAGCGGTGAAACGCGCGGCTGAATTCAAAGGCTGGAACGACGCGTCTATCGCTGCACAAGTGAAAGCGGTTGAAGAGCGTATCGCAGCGCTAATGAACCAAGAAGGCGATGAGAACTGGGCAGATATCCGCACGGAAATGGGTCACACCATGGAAGCGGGCTGTGGTATCTACCGCCAAGAAGATTTGATGCAAGCCACTATCGATAAGATCACTGAGCTTAAAGCGCGTTACAAGCGCATCAGCATCAAAGATAAAGGCAAAGTGTTCAACACCGACCTTCTCTACGCAATCGAAGTGGGTTACGGCCTAGAAGTGGCGGAAGCAATGGTTCACTCTGCGATTCTACGTAAAGAATCTCGTGGTGCTCACCAACGTCTTGACGACGGCTGTACCGATCGTGATGACGTGAACTTCCTCAAGCACTCTTTGGCTTTCTTCCAAGAAGATCAAGCACCAAACATCAGCTACAGCGACGTGACTATCACTAAGTCTCAGCCTAAAGCACGTTTGTATGGTGAAGCAGCAGAGAAAGCTGCCGCTGAAGAAGCCGCTAAGGCCGCAGAGAAAAACGCAGAGGAGCAAGCATAA
- the frdD gene encoding fumarate reductase subunit FrdD, producing MKPNYNVDRAPKRSDEPVWWSLFGAGGTWFAMITPVTVLVLGILVPMGVISAEALSYDRVVSFATSIIGALFIIATLALPMWHAMHRVHHGMHDLKFHTGVVGKIACYAIAGLISALAVVFIFML from the coding sequence ATGAAACCGAATTACAACGTAGATAGAGCGCCAAAACGTTCTGATGAGCCAGTTTGGTGGAGCCTGTTTGGTGCAGGCGGTACTTGGTTTGCCATGATCACACCGGTTACTGTTTTGGTACTGGGTATTCTTGTGCCAATGGGCGTGATCAGTGCAGAAGCGCTGAGTTACGACCGAGTGGTGAGCTTTGCCACCAGCATCATCGGCGCATTGTTTATCATCGCGACACTGGCCTTACCAATGTGGCATGCGATGCACCGTGTTCACCACGGCATGCATGATCTCAAATTCCACACTGGCGTGGTCGGCAAAATTGCCTGTTACGCGATTGCTGGATTGATTTCAGCCTTGGCGGTGGTGTTCATTTTCATGCTGTAA
- the frdC gene encoding fumarate reductase subunit FrdC yields the protein MSNRKPYVREVKRTWWKDHPFYRFYMLREATVLPLILFTLFLTVGLGSLVKGPEAWQTWLNFMANPVVIAINIVALLGSLLHAHTFFSMMPQVMPIRLKGKPVDKKIIVLAQWAAVAFISLIVLIVV from the coding sequence ATGAGTAATCGTAAACCTTACGTTCGTGAAGTAAAACGCACTTGGTGGAAAGATCACCCATTCTACCGCTTCTACATGCTACGTGAAGCGACGGTGCTGCCACTGATTCTCTTCACCCTGTTCTTGACTGTCGGTTTGGGTTCTCTGGTGAAAGGGCCAGAAGCTTGGCAAACATGGCTGAACTTTATGGCGAATCCAGTGGTGATCGCGATTAACATCGTCGCCTTACTCGGCAGCCTACTTCATGCTCACACCTTCTTCAGTATGATGCCTCAGGTCATGCCAATTCGTTTGAAGGGCAAACCTGTTGATAAAAAAATCATCGTGCTCGCTCAGTGGGCGGCGGTGGCATTTATCTCACTGATCGTACTTATCGTGGTGTAA
- a CDS encoding murein hydrolase activator EnvC family protein, whose protein sequence is MLISLIAQERTYVAKQKTNKSGFFFLSTCVLLTFLSFPTNAASPSELQGVKNEISRQQKALSNQEKQLDELQKSLRSQETSIAQLEKEIKQTKQALATAKANVGQLQRKMDELEGQKKAQTERLETLIQTYYVTQRANASASLLQQGVEEDRISQYFQHLAKARAETINELESTKKQLEQSQQQLLNEQSQIESLLKQQSTKHEQLAKTQGQRKKTLGNIKQSISSDKNYLAELQRNETRLKAEIAKAAKRNAIPMDGLAKQAGKLPWPLKGSILHQFGTKQTGQINWKGIVIAARYGEQVKSVYPGTVVFAEYLRGYGLVVLIDHGKGDMTLYGYNQALLKKEGDKVTAGEVIALAGDTGGQDRASLYFEIRRNSEAQNPRNWLVR, encoded by the coding sequence ATGCTGATTTCATTGATAGCTCAGGAAAGAACGTACGTGGCAAAACAGAAAACCAACAAATCAGGCTTTTTTTTCCTTTCCACCTGCGTTCTTCTTACTTTTCTGAGCTTTCCGACCAATGCGGCGAGTCCAAGTGAGCTACAAGGGGTCAAAAATGAAATTTCTCGCCAGCAAAAAGCCTTATCGAATCAAGAGAAGCAGCTCGACGAGCTGCAAAAATCGCTTCGCAGCCAAGAAACAAGCATCGCGCAATTAGAGAAAGAGATTAAACAAACTAAGCAAGCACTGGCTACGGCAAAAGCGAATGTGGGGCAGTTGCAACGCAAAATGGATGAACTTGAAGGCCAAAAGAAAGCGCAAACAGAACGCTTAGAAACCCTCATCCAAACCTACTATGTCACCCAAAGAGCCAATGCCTCTGCCTCATTACTGCAACAGGGCGTCGAAGAAGATCGCATCAGCCAATATTTCCAGCATCTCGCCAAAGCGAGAGCGGAAACCATCAACGAGTTAGAATCCACCAAGAAACAGCTTGAACAAAGTCAGCAGCAGTTGCTGAATGAGCAAAGTCAGATCGAATCTTTACTCAAGCAACAATCGACGAAACACGAACAACTGGCGAAAACTCAAGGCCAACGTAAAAAGACACTCGGTAACATCAAACAAAGTATTTCCAGCGACAAAAACTACCTCGCAGAGCTGCAGCGTAATGAAACGCGTCTGAAAGCAGAAATTGCTAAAGCGGCTAAACGCAATGCCATTCCTATGGATGGTTTAGCCAAACAAGCCGGGAAGCTGCCCTGGCCATTAAAAGGCTCAATACTGCACCAGTTCGGAACCAAACAGACGGGACAAATCAACTGGAAAGGCATTGTTATCGCGGCTCGCTATGGTGAACAAGTCAAGTCGGTTTACCCTGGTACGGTGGTATTTGCTGAGTATTTAAGAGGCTATGGCCTCGTGGTGTTGATAGACCACGGCAAAGGCGATATGACCTTGTATGGCTACAACCAGGCTTTGTTGAAAAAAGAAGGCGACAAAGTCACCGCAGGCGAAGTGATCGCCCTTGCTGGTGACACGGGCGGGCAAGATCGAGCGTCACTCTATTTCGAAATTCGCCGCAATAGTGAAGCACAAAATCCGCGTAACTGGCTCGTCCGTTGA